ACGGAAAATCCTTGCTTTTTAATGTCTTTAGCTACTTCTTCTGCTGCACCTATATTATCAGATGCAATGTATACTGATGCTCCGGCTTCACATAAAGCTAGAGCAGATGCCCTACCATAAGGTCCTTCGGGTATAGCAACAAGAGCGCTCTTGCCTGAAAGATTAAAGTCATCAAGTATATCCATATTATTTACCTCCCGAATTTATATCAATTTTATTTCATCCAACATAACTTTTCTATTTCCCTCTTCACGGCTTATTATGCCGCCTATAACCATCTTCATCAGCTCCTGGGTATGCTCAAAGGGTTGTGGTTCTTCTCCTGTTCTAAGCCAATGAACAAATTTATCCAACTGCTTTTTGAAAGAATAGTAAGAATCCTGAGGTGTTATTACAATATTAGATGCACTCCCTATTAGTACACAAGGTCCTGAAGCCATACCAGCTGATAACGGAATATTGACATCACATCCGCTCTGATGAGTTATGTGTATTATATTTCTTTGGTACGTCCCTGTATTTTGAATAGAAATAAACCCTGGACCAAGCAATGGATACATAGCCTCTAGGGCATGGATACCGTATGTTTCCCATTTTTTTGTCATAGTAATGCAAATATACATGAGCTTTCCTAACTCATAATGGTTTTGATGATATGGCTCAAGCTCTTTAGTATATCTCATTGAGCTTGAGGACACGAAATGATGACCATCGTTATGCCATTTTGTAAATATCCTCAAATCCTTTTCGTTATCAACCATAGGCTTATCAATAAACATAGGAATATCTGCTTCTATAAAGGGCCTACAACGATCTACGTGCTCGGATCCTATATCTGTTGCTACTATTACTGCATCCACCTGCCCTATCATGTCCTCCGGTTTGTCTACAACATTAGGGATAAGAGAACTTCTTGCAACATCTTCAGCATCTTCTCTGTTATCACAGCATATATGAGTTATAGAAGCACCAGGGATACCGATAGTGCTCTTTGGCTGTTTATCTAGATATGCTGGGATAGCCGGGAAAGGACAATTCTTCATATATTCAGCATTATAATCGTTAAACATAGCACTCCAAGAATAAGGATGTCCGTTCCCCTCTGTCATTCCCAAAATACCAATTTTAAGGTCTTTGTCACCTAAAGGAAAAGTTTTTTTAGTCATTTTTATTCCGCCTCTCTTAAAATATTGGTGTTCAGCAAATCTGAACTCATTGATTTTGTTTAGCTAATTTTTCAATAAGTCTTACTAGTGTCTTTACTCCAAATCCCGTCCCTCCTTTTATAATATATCCCTGGGTTTTGCTGGAATTTCTAGTGCCTGCTATATCAATATGGGCCCAATTTGCATCTCCTGCAAACTCTTTTAAAAATAAGCCTGCAGTTATAACTCCTGGCTCTTCTAGCGATATATTGCTTATATCAGCTATATCACTTTCAAGAGCATATCTATAACCTTGGTATAGAGGGAGTTGCCAAAAATGTTCTCCGCACTCCTGTCCACAATCT
The sequence above is drawn from the Clostridia bacterium genome and encodes:
- a CDS encoding Gfo/Idh/MocA family oxidoreductase, with amino-acid sequence MTKKTFPLGDKDLKIGILGMTEGNGHPYSWSAMFNDYNAEYMKNCPFPAIPAYLDKQPKSTIGIPGASITHICCDNREDAEDVARSSLIPNVVDKPEDMIGQVDAVIVATDIGSEHVDRCRPFIEADIPMFIDKPMVDNEKDLRIFTKWHNDGHHFVSSSSMRYTKELEPYHQNHYELGKLMYICITMTKKWETYGIHALEAMYPLLGPGFISIQNTGTYQRNIIHITHQSGCDVNIPLSAGMASGPCVLIGSASNIVITPQDSYYSFKKQLDKFVHWLRTGEEPQPFEHTQELMKMVIGGIISREEGNRKVMLDEIKLI